The Carassius auratus strain Wakin chromosome 5, ASM336829v1, whole genome shotgun sequence genome includes a window with the following:
- the LOC113083761 gene encoding interleukin-31 receptor subunit alpha-like isoform X1: MCKCSAAFYITLGFVSLWTTVPSTGSCDCSSENLNLLKHKCNNTEGVSDLACYIKYIKNQRMSFCEWTGNMSTSYTLYTIQRKCSCIAVHQKDNIWTSIDFRVVLQWNVTAHVIATSKDQSSCTYKNFSGIPSMMTMCGPHSTITHKRSSGNLTVLVEWGNEKQDIKSFLVKYREFNTTRWKEQQSIDNKKGILLNLTPSLQYELQTQCVSNEKCVHCPLSKVIIVPPELIDAPSIQLETQDHQHLSISPGQRKVVVKWEYANSEAVDNYSVTVRKVSGEPSNRDSFSTKDSSLTLVLSYSAYNISIKALNHAGSSPVSSITIEQMDEWRDMFGPFTVNITSNNSFSLSWSSSDSSVCYSVEWWAKGQRPAFRPFYLQMQKEKTVKTESIFRPYARYYFFLHVRPYIDTCNMKNVNGSETTRGTAQTYFIEGSPISAPGNVSTLNITQHSSVITWSPVSEEDLRGFLLGYYIYLTEDNNETSFKVDPSVNSYELQNLESNSVYRVQLSAFTAAGEGERSDYTHFVTNPPDFTALNSIIAAVVVGIIILLLAVHFSIRLLHRAKKLLWPSIPNPENSNAVQKIEIAYELGIVEPLIRQRLEESEGCDSSTVCVIGSKREASLLSSPPTTLLLSEDEDSTSIPEEIASPDIPTQVPTREPAVKETFLTDLNKTDSILSTSFNEEVTSFKSKDPGETASNPTVSDFIPASQPAVVFMSDYTTMEIFQQVTMTGIQGPSIQAVKPELVAVHTGQDYIRQSYFLQETVKEPPGAFNGTDFLNTEITVL; the protein is encoded by the exons ATGTGCAAGTGCTCGGCTGCATTTTACATTACGCTAG GTTTCGTATCTCTCTGGACAACTGTACCGTCAACAG GATCCTGTGACTGCAGTTCTGAAAACTTGaacttattaaaacataaatgtaacaaCACAGAAG GAGTTTCTGATTTAGCATGCtacataaaatatatcaaaaaccaACGTATGTCCTTCTGTGAATGGACAGGAAACATGTCAACCTCATACACACTGTACACAATACA GAGAAAATGTAGTTGTATAGCTGTACATCAGAAGGACAACATTTGGACTTCCATTGACTTTCGTGTTGTCTTACAATGGAATGTGACGGCTCATGTTATTGCAACCAGTAAAGATCAGTCCTCGTGTACCTACAAAAATTTCAGCGGAATTCCATCCATGATGA caATGTGTGGTCCTCATTCAACAATTACTCACAAAAGAAGCTCAGGCAATCTGACTGTGTTGGTGGAGTGGGGAAATGAAAAACAAGATATTAAAAGCTTCCTTGTAAAGTACAGAGAGTTCAACACTACAAGGTGGAAAGAG CAACAGTCTATAGACAACAAAAAAGGCATTTTATTGAATCTGACACCATCTCTGCAGTACGAGTTGCAAACACAGTGTGTCTCCAACGAAAAGTGTGTGCATTGTCCACTCAGTAAGGTCATCATAGTTCCACCTG AACTCATAGATGCACCATCAATCCAACTGGAGACTCAAGACCATCAACATCTTTCTATATCACCAGGCCAGAGAAAGGTGGTCGTGAAGTGGGAG TATGCAAACAGTGAGGCTGTGGATAACTACAGTGTGACAGTGAGGAAAGTATCCGGGGAACCCAGCAACCGGGACAGTTTCAGTACTAAAGATTCATCTCTCACCCTGGTCCTATCCTACTCTGCATATAACATCAGCATTAAGGCTTTAAACCATGCTGGATCATCTCCTGTTTCCAGTATAACCATTGAGCAAATGGATGAATGGAGGG atatgTTTGGTCCATTCACTGTCAACATAACCAGCAACAACAGTTTTAGTCTGTCCTGGAGCAGCTCTGACTCAAGTGTCTGTTACTCTGTGGAGTGGTGGGCCAAAGGACAGAGACCAGCTTTCCGTCCATTCTATCTGcagatgcaaaaagaaaaaacagtgaaAACCGAGAGCA TTTTTCGGCCCTATGCAAGATATTATTTCTTCCTGCACGTCAGACCATACATAGACACCTGCAACATGAAGAATGTGAACGGCAGTGAGACGACCCGTGGCACAGCCCAAACTTACTTCATTGAAGGAA GTCCTATCAGTGCTCCTGGGAATGTTAGCACTTTGAATATTACCCAGCATTCCTCAGTGATTACGTGGAGCCCTGTGTCTGAGGAAGACCTACGTGGATTCTTATTGGGCTACTACATCTACTTGACAGAGGACAATAATGAAACTT CCTTCAAAGTGGATCCCAGTGTAAACAGCTATGAGCTGCAGAATCTCGAAAGCAACAGTGTGTACCGCGTGCAACTATCTGCATTTACAGCAGCTGGAGAAGGAGAGCGCAGTGATTACACACACTTTGTCACAAACCCGCCAG ATTTCACAGCTCTGAACAGCATTATAGCCGCGGTCGTTGTAGGAATAATAATTCTTTTACTAGCTGTTCACTTCAGCATCCGGCTTCTGCACAG AGCCAAGAAACTGCTGTGGCCGAGTATACCAAATCCTGAGAACAGCAATGCTGTTCAGAAAATTGAAATTGCATATGAACTG GGTATCGTGGAGCCACTAATCAGACAGAGATTAGAAGAAAGTGAGGGATGTGATTCCAGTACAGTGTGTGTCATTGGGAGCAAGAGGGAGGCATCTCTTCTCAGCAGCCCTCCCACTACACTTCTCCTCAGTGAAGATGAGGACAGCACATCCATCCCGGAGGAGATCGCATCACCTGACATCCCAACACAAGTCCCAACCAGAGAGCCTGCTGTCAAAGAGACTTTCCTTACGGACTTGAATAAAACAGACTCCATTTTGAGCACTTCTTTCAACGAAGAAGTCACATCCTTTAAAAGCAAAGACCCTGGAGAGACCGCTTCCAACCCTACAGTATCGGACTTCATCCCAGCATCCCAACCTGCTGTGGTTTTCATGAGCGATTACACTACCATGGAGATCTTCCAGCAGGTCACTATGACAGGGATTCAGGGTCCATCCATTCAAGCAGTAAAACCTGAATTGGTTGCTGTACATACAGGGCAGGATTACATTCGGCAGTCCTATTTTTTGCAAGAAACAGTCAAGGAACCACCAGGGGCATTTAATGGTACTGATTTTTTGAACACAGAAATCACAGTGCTTTGA
- the LOC113083761 gene encoding interleukin-31 receptor subunit alpha-like isoform X2 — translation MSFCEWTGNMSTSYTLYTIQRKCSCIAVHQKDNIWTSIDFRVVLQWNVTAHVIATSKDQSSCTYKNFSGIPSMMTMCGPHSTITHKRSSGNLTVLVEWGNEKQDIKSFLVKYREFNTTRWKEQQSIDNKKGILLNLTPSLQYELQTQCVSNEKCVHCPLSKVIIVPPELIDAPSIQLETQDHQHLSISPGQRKVVVKWEYANSEAVDNYSVTVRKVSGEPSNRDSFSTKDSSLTLVLSYSAYNISIKALNHAGSSPVSSITIEQMDEWRDMFGPFTVNITSNNSFSLSWSSSDSSVCYSVEWWAKGQRPAFRPFYLQMQKEKTVKTESIFRPYARYYFFLHVRPYIDTCNMKNVNGSETTRGTAQTYFIEGSPISAPGNVSTLNITQHSSVITWSPVSEEDLRGFLLGYYIYLTEDNNETSFKVDPSVNSYELQNLESNSVYRVQLSAFTAAGEGERSDYTHFVTNPPDFTALNSIIAAVVVGIIILLLAVHFSIRLLHRAKKLLWPSIPNPENSNAVQKIEIAYELGIVEPLIRQRLEESEGCDSSTVCVIGSKREASLLSSPPTTLLLSEDEDSTSIPEEIASPDIPTQVPTREPAVKETFLTDLNKTDSILSTSFNEEVTSFKSKDPGETASNPTVSDFIPASQPAVVFMSDYTTMEIFQQVTMTGIQGPSIQAVKPELVAVHTGQDYIRQSYFLQETVKEPPGAFNGTDFLNTEITVL, via the exons ATGTCCTTCTGTGAATGGACAGGAAACATGTCAACCTCATACACACTGTACACAATACA GAGAAAATGTAGTTGTATAGCTGTACATCAGAAGGACAACATTTGGACTTCCATTGACTTTCGTGTTGTCTTACAATGGAATGTGACGGCTCATGTTATTGCAACCAGTAAAGATCAGTCCTCGTGTACCTACAAAAATTTCAGCGGAATTCCATCCATGATGA caATGTGTGGTCCTCATTCAACAATTACTCACAAAAGAAGCTCAGGCAATCTGACTGTGTTGGTGGAGTGGGGAAATGAAAAACAAGATATTAAAAGCTTCCTTGTAAAGTACAGAGAGTTCAACACTACAAGGTGGAAAGAG CAACAGTCTATAGACAACAAAAAAGGCATTTTATTGAATCTGACACCATCTCTGCAGTACGAGTTGCAAACACAGTGTGTCTCCAACGAAAAGTGTGTGCATTGTCCACTCAGTAAGGTCATCATAGTTCCACCTG AACTCATAGATGCACCATCAATCCAACTGGAGACTCAAGACCATCAACATCTTTCTATATCACCAGGCCAGAGAAAGGTGGTCGTGAAGTGGGAG TATGCAAACAGTGAGGCTGTGGATAACTACAGTGTGACAGTGAGGAAAGTATCCGGGGAACCCAGCAACCGGGACAGTTTCAGTACTAAAGATTCATCTCTCACCCTGGTCCTATCCTACTCTGCATATAACATCAGCATTAAGGCTTTAAACCATGCTGGATCATCTCCTGTTTCCAGTATAACCATTGAGCAAATGGATGAATGGAGGG atatgTTTGGTCCATTCACTGTCAACATAACCAGCAACAACAGTTTTAGTCTGTCCTGGAGCAGCTCTGACTCAAGTGTCTGTTACTCTGTGGAGTGGTGGGCCAAAGGACAGAGACCAGCTTTCCGTCCATTCTATCTGcagatgcaaaaagaaaaaacagtgaaAACCGAGAGCA TTTTTCGGCCCTATGCAAGATATTATTTCTTCCTGCACGTCAGACCATACATAGACACCTGCAACATGAAGAATGTGAACGGCAGTGAGACGACCCGTGGCACAGCCCAAACTTACTTCATTGAAGGAA GTCCTATCAGTGCTCCTGGGAATGTTAGCACTTTGAATATTACCCAGCATTCCTCAGTGATTACGTGGAGCCCTGTGTCTGAGGAAGACCTACGTGGATTCTTATTGGGCTACTACATCTACTTGACAGAGGACAATAATGAAACTT CCTTCAAAGTGGATCCCAGTGTAAACAGCTATGAGCTGCAGAATCTCGAAAGCAACAGTGTGTACCGCGTGCAACTATCTGCATTTACAGCAGCTGGAGAAGGAGAGCGCAGTGATTACACACACTTTGTCACAAACCCGCCAG ATTTCACAGCTCTGAACAGCATTATAGCCGCGGTCGTTGTAGGAATAATAATTCTTTTACTAGCTGTTCACTTCAGCATCCGGCTTCTGCACAG AGCCAAGAAACTGCTGTGGCCGAGTATACCAAATCCTGAGAACAGCAATGCTGTTCAGAAAATTGAAATTGCATATGAACTG GGTATCGTGGAGCCACTAATCAGACAGAGATTAGAAGAAAGTGAGGGATGTGATTCCAGTACAGTGTGTGTCATTGGGAGCAAGAGGGAGGCATCTCTTCTCAGCAGCCCTCCCACTACACTTCTCCTCAGTGAAGATGAGGACAGCACATCCATCCCGGAGGAGATCGCATCACCTGACATCCCAACACAAGTCCCAACCAGAGAGCCTGCTGTCAAAGAGACTTTCCTTACGGACTTGAATAAAACAGACTCCATTTTGAGCACTTCTTTCAACGAAGAAGTCACATCCTTTAAAAGCAAAGACCCTGGAGAGACCGCTTCCAACCCTACAGTATCGGACTTCATCCCAGCATCCCAACCTGCTGTGGTTTTCATGAGCGATTACACTACCATGGAGATCTTCCAGCAGGTCACTATGACAGGGATTCAGGGTCCATCCATTCAAGCAGTAAAACCTGAATTGGTTGCTGTACATACAGGGCAGGATTACATTCGGCAGTCCTATTTTTTGCAAGAAACAGTCAAGGAACCACCAGGGGCATTTAATGGTACTGATTTTTTGAACACAGAAATCACAGTGCTTTGA
- the LOC113083785 gene encoding splicing regulatory glutamine/lysine-rich protein 1-like isoform X3, translating to MVHDQYVSSTGKIPEEAKALSLLAPAAPVTSLMSGGGLLPIPSPSTLQNRGLPLANLGVLKSSLDTSVAALNAIASQPPLTGNVDPSKIDEIRRTVYVGNLNSQSTTADQLLKFFKQVGDVRFVRMAGDETQPTRFAFVEFADQESVSRALTFNGVMFGDRPLKINHSNNAIVKPPELTPQAAAKELEDVMKKVREAQSTIAAAIEPDDKIHSSSRSRCSRGSRSHSRSPSHSQRKRSRSSHRGRLSQTSRQRVNDSQGPHRRRSHSRERKHSQSRSHSRDQRKDKDTKARKDDDWEEKRPRDKKGRTPPKGYSGSRRSHSISRVHKKRSRSRSRSPRRRARSPTPSKRGRKDKKRDKGWDSSRERTETSTSRRKSRDYEHKAKTSLMERCYEQADCEYDSDVDGSGSVGSDIRSPQTYLNGSYRGTYAEEDDLSAAD from the exons ATGGTTCATGACCAATATGTTTCCAGTACAG GAAAAATCCCTGAAGAAGCAAAGGCGCTCTCACTTTTGGCCCCCGCCGCCCCAGTGACCAGCCTGATGAGCGGAGGAGGACTTCTGCCCATTCCTAGCCCCTCTACACTACAGAAT CGAGGTCTTCCTTTAGCTAATCTGGGGGTCCTGAAGTCTAGTTTGGACACATCAGTGGCGGCTCTAAATGCAATTGCTTCACAGCCTCCGCTCACGGGAAATGTAGATCCCTCTAAAATTGATGAGATCAGGAGGACGGTGTATGTCGGCAATTTAAATTCACAG AGCACCACAGCAGATCAGCTCCTCAAGTTCTTCAAGCAAGTGGGAGATGTCAGGTTTGTCAGAATGGCAGGAGATGAAACCCAACCTACACGTTTTGCTTTTGTGGAGTTTGCTGATCAGGAATCGGTGTCACGAGCGCTTACATTTAACGGAGTTATGTTTGGCGACAGACCACTGAA GATTAACCACTCCAATAATGCCATAGTGAAGCCTCCAGAGCTCACACCTCAAGCTGCGGCCAAAGAGCTGGAGGATGTGATGAAGAAAGTGAGAGAGGCTCAGTCAACCATCGCTGCTGCTATCGAGCCAG ATGATAAAATTCATTCATCCAGTAGGTCTAGATGTTCCAGAGGGTCCAGATCTCACTCTCGCTCGCCATCACATTCACAAAGAAAGCGATCTAGATCCAGTCACAG GGGCCGCCTGTCCCAGACATCCCGACAGAGGGTGAATGACTCCCAGGGCCCCCATAGGAGACGCTCACATTCCCGAGAAAGGAAACACAGCCAGAGTCGATCTCATTCTAG GGACCAAAGGAAGGACAAGGACACCAAAGCAAGGAAGGACGATGACTGGGAAGAAAAGAGGCCGCGGGACAAAAAGGGAAGGACGCCTCCCAAAGGATACAGTGGCTCTAGACGTTCCCACAGTATAAGCAG AGTCCATAAGAAAAGAAGCAGATCTCGATCCAGGTCACCAAGGCGGAGAGCCAGGTCACCGACACCATCTAAAAG AGGCAGGAAAGATAAAAAGAGGGATAAAGGATGGGACAGTAGCAGGGAAAGGACAGAGACCTCAACATCCAGGAGGAAAAGCAGGGATTATGAACATAAAGCTAAGACATCACTG ATGGAGAGGTGCTATGAGCAGGCGGACTGCGAGTATGACAGTGacgtggatggctcgggctctgtgGGTAGTGACATCAGATCTCCTCAAACTTACCTCAACGGAAGCTATAGGGGCACTTACGCCGAGGAGGATGATCTCTCTGCAGCCGACTGA